AAGGAAAAGTCTGGGCCAGGGTGGACTACGAGGATTGCAAAGAAGTCGTGGCATTGGGGCCGGGCGGCAACACCATGACTTGCTGGGGAGGAGGTACCGGCACCCTTCGGCATTACAGCAAGACTTTCAATCTGCTTTCGGTTGAGCCCTTTTGGGAGGATCCACTGCCTTCGGATTCCAAGGACGTTTATTCCGGAAAAAGCGTGATTTTCCTTCCTGATTTAGCGATCACCCAAATAATAGTCCAAGTGGGCACAAAGGAAAATCCGAAGTTCACACTGCTCACACTCAACACGAGCCAAAAGCAGTACTATCGCCATCATCAAATGACCTATGCTTACCTGGTGGGCGGGGTGCTCAATAAAACCGGCGAGATTTACAGATGCCTGCTGGCGCAGCCCGAAAATTGGCGCGGCAGAAACTCCGAGGGTCATGTTCCCCTGACGCACAGGCTGATTTTCAATACGGCGGACATGAGTTACAAGTCCGAAACGATAAAGCCCTTTTCCGATATTCCGCTTGCAATGGACAGGCTGGCTGAAATCGCGCTTGTGGATACGGCGGACGGCTCGCTGACGGCATTCAAGTTGGACGACGGCTCCACGGTGGCGACCGTGCCGGCTCAACAGCTGGGAGAGTGCAAATTTGTCGCCGCAGCGGGCGACCTGGGCGGTTTTATCGCGATTTGCGGCAAGGAGTTGCGCTGGTACGACCTGGACAAATTCGCAGTGAAACCTGCAAAGTAATTTTAAGGATGTAAGGCCAAAGTCGGACATTGGCATTTCATCGGGAAATGAACGATGTACATGGTTCGTGAAAACAGGGGCGGTCTTTCGTGCCTGATTGTGAGAGGCTCGATTTCAGGCTCGCAAGGACAAGCCCTGGTGACGAAAGTGCTCGATTGCGCGCGCACCGGAGTCCAGGCCGTCGTTATTAACCTGGACGAATGCGAGGCCATTACAACCGATCTCTTCAGTGCGTTTTCGACAATTCGCAGGGAATTGTCGCGGCGCAATGTGGAGGTTTACCTCGACCGGGTAACCGGGGCCAACAGGACGATTTACGAGAGGTTCCCCGACCTTTTCGACGTGCCGCTGGCTCCCGAAGAAATAAGCGAAACCGAGGGCTAAATGCCGGGGTCGAGGGTGTAAAGAATCGTGTAAGCGGATAGGCTACCCGGCTCGCCGGCCGAAAAATCGAATTCGACTATATCCGGAGTCATCACACAGAATCCGTCGTCGCTGCAATACGCGGCCGCAACATCGAATGAAATCTTTCCGGAACTTCCCGGCTTCACCCCGGTGACCTTGAACTTGATCGATTCGGGAATGTCGGCGCCTTTCGAAAAAGTCAACTCCGCCGGCTCAATCGTCACGCCTTCAGGTTTTTCTTTTACTTTCAATGTGAGCGGCACCGCGTCGTCGTTGTAATGGCAGTTTGCCGCAAGCACAAATTTCATTTCGATTTCACCGCCGGACGAGGGATCGAATGTGGGCGTTGTTCCTTCGGGCAGACCCTCGAACTTCCACATTTTTTGTGACTCCGGCGCAGGCTCTTCCCCTCCGTTTCCGGAAGGAGTTGTATTATCGTCGGCCGTCGCGGGCACTTCGCCGGGCGAGCCAGATGAGCCGCCTCCGGGCGCCACTTCCGTCGCGGGCTCGTCGGGCTGCGACTCGCCACTTCCACCGCCCGGGCAGGCGGCCATAAGCAGGCAAAGAGCAATCAAAACTAACAGTACTGAAATGTTGCGCATTTCGTTCTCCTAGCGCAGTTTGGCGATATCCTTGCGAAACTGCATGCCTTTGAATTTTACGTTGCCTACCGCGTCGTATGCAAGCTTTCTCGCGGCGGAGAGCGATGCGGCGCGCGCGCTTATCGCCATGACCCGGCCGCCCGATGCGTAAAGCGGCTGGTGTCCAAGCTTCTCGTGTTCCTTCGTGGGCTCTCCCAAGGTCACGCCCGACATGAACACGCTCACTGGCGGCATGCGGAATGGATGCATATAGAGCACCGTATCCTCCTCGCCTTCCGGTTTCACGCCGATGCGCTGATTGAGTGCCGGAATCTTCTCCAAGCCGCCGATTGGAACCGGCGCACTCTTGCCCGTCGGATATTTTTCGGTCGCGAGAACGACGGTGACAACGCTCTCGTTGCTCCATATAGGCCTTGCCCGCACCAATCTGCGGTTCGCGCACAGCTCCAAAAGGGCGGACAAATCGCTTCTTATGAGTGGAAGAATGGCCTGAGCTTCAGGGTCGCCCATTCTCACGTTAAATTCGAGCACCTTTAGTCCATCCTGGGTAAGCATACAGCCGAAATAAATGAATCCGCAGTATTCCAGTTCCTCCGTTTTCATTCCCTCGATGAACTTCGGCAGAATATTGCCGTTGAAATCGTCCAAGACTTCTTTTGTGGCGAAAGGGGATGGAGCTATGGCGCCCATCCCTCCGGTGTTCGGCCCCTTGTCCCCGTCGAGCTGGCGCTTGTAGTCTGTCGCGGCCGGAAACGGCAGGTAGGTTTCGCCGTCGAAAAGGCCGATGAAGCTGATTTCCTTGCCGGACAATCCCTCTTCGACAATCACGCGCGAACCTTCCGTTCCAAAAATCTGCTTGTTCATCAGATTGTCAAGTGCGGATCTAAGCTCGCGCTTGCTCCCGCATACGAAGACCCCCTTGCCGGCGCACAATCCATCCGCCTTCACCGCAACGGGGAAAGGTAGCGATGCGCCGTACTCCAGAGCTTTGTCAAATTCGTTCGCGGCGAAATAGCGGAATTCCGCCGTCGGGATATCGTACTTCTTCATAAACTTTTTTGCGAAGGACTTGGACGATTCCAGCTTGGCCGATTTTTTGACCGGGCCGATCACCCTGATTTCGTTTTTCTCCAAATAATCAGCGATACCATCGGCCAGCGGGCCTTCCGGCCCGACAACCACGAGGTCGATTTTCTCTCGCTGAATCGCGTTGACAAGTTCTTCTTTCTGGTCCGGCTGAAGGTGGACGCACCTTACACGCGCGCTGTATTTGCCCTCCAGCACTTGGCCGAATCCGCTCACGATATGCGGGTCGTACACGCCATAGTTTATTTCGGTCGTGTATACGCGCTCAACCTGCTTGGACAACATCAACGTGTTTGCGATTGCGCATTCGCGCCCGCCGTTGCCAATTATCAGTAATCTCATGATTTGCCTCCCGATTTCCTCCCGCCGCGGTCGGCAGAAAGAAAATAATCCCACGTGCTGGGCACAAATTTACAGTACTCGCGCATGAAAAGAAGCGGGCAGTCGCCCACCGGACCGTTCCTGTTTTTGGCGATGGAGCAGAGCATGTTGTCGGTGTGCTTTTTGGTCGTCAGCCTGCGCTTGATTTTCTGTGCGTAGTCCGGCGCGTTGATTGCGGGCGCGGATTCTTCCTCGCCCTGCGGTATCCAGTGCGAAAGGAACATCACGACGTCCGCGTCCTGCTCTATCGAACCGGATTCGCGCAAATCGTGCAGCATCGGCCGCTGCTCCTTGCGCGATTCCACCTGGCGGGAAAGCTGGCTGCACGCCAGTATCGGCACGCGCAAGTCCAGTGCGAGGTTTTTGAGGCCGCGCGATATGGCGCTTACTTCCTGGACGCGATTTTCGGTTTTGATACCGCTGTACATCAATTGAAGGTAATCCACGATTACCAGCGCTATCCCGCCGTATTTGCTGACAACGCGGCGCGCCGTATTCGCCACCTGGCGGACCGTCAAGGCGCTCGAATCGTTCATCAAAATTCTGCTTCGCGAAATGTTACGGATGCTCTGCGAAAGCATTTGCCACTCGTTGTCCGCCAGCTCGGCGCTTTCAATTCTCCCGATGGGCAGCTTGGATTCGGACGCCACCATCCTTAGAGCGAGCATTTCGTTCGGCATTTCCAAGCTGAACAAAAGCACCGGCAAGCCCTGAGGATTATTCGCCGCAACGTTAAGCCCGATGTTCAGGGCGAGACTGGTTTTACCCACGCCCGGCCTTGCCGCTATTATGTTCAAGCTGCCGGGATGAAATCCGCGAAGCAGTTCGTCAATGTCCGGAAAGTTTGAGCGTACCCCGGCGTAATAAGGCTCGCCCGGCCTTTCCAAGCGAAAGTCGTGAATGCTAGTGATTTTCTCGATAAGCTTGTCGAACACGCCTCCAAGCTCCGAGTAGCCTTTCGCTTTTCCGAACTTTGATATTTCCAGTATCGCCTTCTCCGCCTGGTCAAGTATTTCCTCCGGCGAATCCTGCTGTCCAAACGCGCTTTCGATGATTTCCGTGCACGTACGGATGAGGGCGCGCAGAGTGTACTGCTCCTGCACGAGGTAGGCATGGTGTTCCGCGTGGGCGGCGGTAGGCGCGGCGGAAAGAAGCGACGCGACGTATCCCGCACCCCCGACTTTTTCGAGGAGCCCCTTGCGCTTAAGCTCGTCAAGCGTCGCGGGCAGGTCGCTTTTTAAACCGCGTTCGTACAACGAAACGCAAGCTTCAAAAATTATTCCATGCTGGTCAAGATAGAAACTGTCCGGCCCGATTATTTCCCTCACGGCTGGGAAAATGTCCGGATCCAGCATAATC
This window of the bacterium genome carries:
- the purD gene encoding phosphoribosylamine--glycine ligase produces the protein MRLLIIGNGGRECAIANTLMLSKQVERVYTTEINYGVYDPHIVSGFGQVLEGKYSARVRCVHLQPDQKEELVNAIQREKIDLVVVGPEGPLADGIADYLEKNEIRVIGPVKKSAKLESSKSFAKKFMKKYDIPTAEFRYFAANEFDKALEYGASLPFPVAVKADGLCAGKGVFVCGSKRELRSALDNLMNKQIFGTEGSRVIVEEGLSGKEISFIGLFDGETYLPFPAATDYKRQLDGDKGPNTGGMGAIAPSPFATKEVLDDFNGNILPKFIEGMKTEELEYCGFIYFGCMLTQDGLKVLEFNVRMGDPEAQAILPLIRSDLSALLELCANRRLVRARPIWSNESVVTVVLATEKYPTGKSAPVPIGGLEKIPALNQRIGVKPEGEEDTVLYMHPFRMPPVSVFMSGVTLGEPTKEHEKLGHQPLYASGGRVMAISARAASLSAARKLAYDAVGNVKFKGMQFRKDIAKLR
- the dnaB gene encoding replicative DNA helicase translates to MTRVRESVFEGRIPPQNPDIEQAVLGAIMLDPDIFPAVREIIGPDSFYLDQHGIIFEACVSLYERGLKSDLPATLDELKRKGLLEKVGGAGYVASLLSAAPTAAHAEHHAYLVQEQYTLRALIRTCTEIIESAFGQQDSPEEILDQAEKAILEISKFGKAKGYSELGGVFDKLIEKITSIHDFRLERPGEPYYAGVRSNFPDIDELLRGFHPGSLNIIAARPGVGKTSLALNIGLNVAANNPQGLPVLLFSLEMPNEMLALRMVASESKLPIGRIESAELADNEWQMLSQSIRNISRSRILMNDSSALTVRQVANTARRVVSKYGGIALVIVDYLQLMYSGIKTENRVQEVSAISRGLKNLALDLRVPILACSQLSRQVESRKEQRPMLHDLRESGSIEQDADVVMFLSHWIPQGEEESAPAINAPDYAQKIKRRLTTKKHTDNMLCSIAKNRNGPVGDCPLLFMREYCKFVPSTWDYFLSADRGGRKSGGKS